The DNA segment TTTGTGATGAGCGATGAAATCAAAAACGGTTTTATTGTAATAAGCGAAATTTTTATTCAGATGCGGATTAACTTTGTAATGATTGCCCAAGTTTGCTTGAATGTTTTTTACTTTGTTAAAATCCGCCTTGCAGGACTTGCACAGGTAGTTGTGGATTTGGGGTCCATCCACTAAGGTCTTTTTGCAGTTTGGGTCGTTACAATGCACTTCACTGAAAGGGCTGGCAGAAAGTTCATAGTAACAGGACTGGCAATATTCGCTTTTATGCTCTTCCAAATATTTATGTAAATCGGCAAAAAAGGGGGGACGGCAATTGGCACATCCATAAGAATTGAGGTCTAAACGAACTTCGTTTAAACCCAGGGTCTGACAAAGCTTCATTCCCAAAGCGATGACTTCATTTTCGGAAAGAATGCTTTCACTGCCCAAAAGTTCCACTCCCAGCTGGTAAAATTCCATCTGATGCTGATTGTTGATTTTGCGAAACATAGGCCCAGAATAGTAGAAACGGTGAATATCTCCCGGATTGGTAATTTGAGCGGTATGATGCAAAACACTGATGGTGCCTTCCGGACGCAAACTCAGCAAACTTAATTTGTCCTCCGGAAGCGAAAGCGATAAAACACCTTTCATTGCTGAATGAGCTTCCTCTCCTTGAATTAAAGCTGTGATGCCATCCTGCAAAACCTGCGTACTTTGCAAAACTGAGAGCCGTATTTCTTGAAAATCGTGCAAGGATAAGACATTGTCAATTTTCTCTTCCAGAATTTTCCATTTCCAGACCTTGTTCGGCATAAATTCGTGAAAGCTTTGGGGTTCCTGAACCATTTATTCTCCTAAAAAAGCTCTTTATTAGTAAATATAAACGAACTAACTGATCTGTCAATAGGATTTTTTTACCATTTGGACTGCCGTAGCCGACGGAAACGCTTAGCAAAAAGGATACAAAGGTTTTAAGATTAGTGCATAGTTTTTTTTCTGCCCTCTGAGGGACTAAAACATCCATTTTTTTAGTTATCGGACTTGACAGATATTCTTGCCTTAGGATAGTAGTAAAAAAACGCAAGGAGTATAAAATGCAATCAGTTATGACGCATCGAGCCCCAGCTGCCATTGGACCGTATTCACAAGCTATACTTATCAATAATATTCTGTTTGTAAGCGGCCAATTGGGAATTGATCCCGGAACTTCCACTCTGCCTGATAGTTTTGAAGAACAAGCAAATTTGGTATTTAACAACATCAAAGCTATATTGGATGCAGCGGGAATGGGTTTGTCCAATATCGCTAAAGTTACTGTTTTTATTAAAGATCTGGATGATTTTACGCTGCTGAATGAAATTTATACTCGCTATTTTAGCGCTCCTTATCCAGCCAGAGAAGTTGTTCAGGTCTCACGCCTCCCCAAAGAAGGCAAAATTGAAATCTCCGTAATTGCGATGAGATAACTAAATGAGCATTGTAACCAAAGGTGGAGATAGCGGTAAAACATCTTTATACTCAGGCGAAAGGGTTTGCAAAGATGATCCAAGAGTAGAGGCCTACGGAACTTTGGATGAACTGAACGCCTGGATAGGGGAATGCAGAAATTATCTTGCCAGTCCCATACATCAAGAGTCCCTTCGCGCAATACAAAAGACCCTATTTCGGTGTATGGGACAACTGGCTAACAAAAATGGAAATTTCCCTGAACCGATCTCGCAAAACGATGTGGATAAGCTTACGGAAAAAGTATATGCTCTGGAAAAAAATCTGCACATAAACGGCTTTGTGATACCAGGCGATAATCCCGTTTCAGCAAAACTGGATATCTGTAGAACCGTTGCCAGAAGAGCCGAAAGAAGAATTATAACCCTTGCTCAAAAAGAAAAAGTTGCGCCTGAACTGCTTAGCTATGTAAATCGGCTGTCGGATTTCTTTTTTGCCCTGGCAAGATGTTTGGAAGATTAGAGTGCCGGAGTTCAAAGTGCCGGAGTGCAAAGTTCAGAGTGCCGGAGTTCAAAGTGCAGGGGTTCAAAGTTCAAAGTGCCGGAGTTCAAAGTTCA comes from the Candidatus Cloacimonas sp. genome and includes:
- a CDS encoding cob(I)yrinic acid a,c-diamide adenosyltransferase — its product is MSIVTKGGDSGKTSLYSGERVCKDDPRVEAYGTLDELNAWIGECRNYLASPIHQESLRAIQKTLFRCMGQLANKNGNFPEPISQNDVDKLTEKVYALEKNLHINGFVIPGDNPVSAKLDICRTVARRAERRIITLAQKEKVAPELLSYVNRLSDFFFALARCLED
- a CDS encoding RidA family protein — translated: MQSVMTHRAPAAIGPYSQAILINNILFVSGQLGIDPGTSTLPDSFEEQANLVFNNIKAILDAAGMGLSNIAKVTVFIKDLDDFTLLNEIYTRYFSAPYPAREVVQVSRLPKEGKIEISVIAMR
- a CDS encoding ATP phosphoribosyltransferase regulatory subunit, with amino-acid sequence MVQEPQSFHEFMPNKVWKWKILEEKIDNVLSLHDFQEIRLSVLQSTQVLQDGITALIQGEEAHSAMKGVLSLSLPEDKLSLLSLRPEGTISVLHHTAQITNPGDIHRFYYSGPMFRKINNQHQMEFYQLGVELLGSESILSENEVIALGMKLCQTLGLNEVRLDLNSYGCANCRPPFFADLHKYLEEHKSEYCQSCYYELSASPFSEVHCNDPNCKKTLVDGPQIHNYLCKSCKADFNKVKNIQANLGNHYKVNPHLNKNFAYYNKTVFDFIAHHKGKEVIIGGGGRYDYLSSLITGKNIPAVGFYLNLDVIFDIMDSRGLFEVKDPEFTVYICAQNPNLEMMTLQIAQELHSQQIKTIISPECKPMETEIENAKNMDSPIMLILRDDNIREGKILLRNLMKEEQNYIPLKDTLPSILLARKSLQS